GTGCCTCGATGGCCGGGCGGGGGGCGAAGCGCTCTTGCGCCGTCTCGAGCAGCGCCCGGGCGCGCTCGCGCTCGCCCAGCTGCCAGAGGACCTCGATCAGGTGGGCGGCCACTTCCTGGTCGGGCATGGCGGCCCAGGCCCGCTCCAGCCAGGGCAGGGCGGTCTCGGGTTCCCCCTGGCGATAATACACCCAGCCGAGGCTGTCGAGGATGGCCGGGTTGTCCGGCGCCAGTCGGTGGGCGCGCTCGATCAGGCGCTGGGCCTCGTCCAGCCGGCCGGCCAGGTTCTCGTCGGCCAGGGTATAGCCCAGGGCGTTGAGGGCATTGGCGTTGTCGGGCTCCCGTTCGATGATGGCGCGCAGGTGGGTCTCCATGGCGGCCAGGTCGCCGCCCTCGTAGGCGCGCATGGCGCGCTGGTAGCGCAGCCGGGTGGCGTCCGGGTACTGGTCGATGCTGCGCACGAGCAGGGCATCGGCCTGGGCGCGGGCGCCGGCCTCGTCGAGCAGCTCCACCTCCAGGGACACCAGCTCGGGGGCGGCTTCCTCATGGCGCAGCCGCTCGATGCGCAGGAAGGTCCGGGCGTCGAGCAGGCGGTCGTGCTCCACCAGCATGCGGGCCGCCCGGATCCGGGAGATCAGGAAGCGTTCGCCCTCCGGGACCTGGCGATAATAGAGGAGGGCGTTGTCCACTTCGCCTTCCTCCTCGGCGATGCTGCCCAGCAGCAGGAAGGCCAGGGGCGGCGTGTCGCCGTCGCCGATCAGCGGCAGCAGCAGGCGGCGCGCCGGTCGCGGGTGCCCCTCCTCCAGGTAGAGCCGGGCCAGGGCCAGGCGCAGCTCGGGGGTGTCGCCATGGTCCTCGAGCAGGGCGTCGGTATTGGCCTCGGCGGCGGCGAGGTTGCCGAGCCGGATCTCCGCCTGGGCCGTCAGCAGCATCAGCCGCGGGTCGCCGGGGGCCAGCGTGAGTCCGCGCCGGGCCGCCGCCTTGGCGCGCTGCGGGGACTCGCTGTCCAGGGCCACCACGGCACGGATGCGCCACAGCGCCGGCAGCTCCGGGGCGCGAGCCGCCAGCCGCTCCAGTCGCTGGCGCGCCGCCCGATACTCGCCCGCCGCGGCCTCGAGCAGGGCGGTGGCGAGCTCGGCATCCGGCGGGGCGGTGGCGGTATCGGCCAGGTGGCGTCGCAGGCGGGCCAGCAGCGGAAGCGGGTCGGCGCCGGTCTCGAGGGCCCCCTCGACGAAGTCCAGCAGCTCGCCCTCGCCGCCGCGGTCGATCACGGCGAGCCGTTGGTCCAGCGCCGTGGACCAGTCGCCACGCTGCAGGGCGAGGCTGGCCAGCAGCCGGGCCGGGGCGTCGCTCTCGGGTGCCAGGGCCTGCCAGCGGCGGGCCGCTTCCTCGAGCAGTTGCGGGTCCTCGTCGAAGCGGGCGGCCAGGGCGGCGCGCTCGGCCAGGGAGGCGTCCCCGTAGCGTTCGGCGGTCTCGAGGTAGCCGCGGGTGGCGCGTCGATAGTCGCCACGCTGCCCGGCGAGTTCCGCCACCAGCAGCGAGGAGAGGCCCTCGGCATCCAGGCCCTGGGTGATGGGCGGTGCCCCGGCCATGGGGTCCGCGGTCACCGGCTGGGGCGCCAGGCTCTGGCAGCCGCCGAGCAACAGGGTCAGGCCGAGGGCGACGAGCGGACGGCGAGCGAGTGTCATGGGGGATCGGCGGGGCATGCGAGTCTCGAGGTGAAGGCCGAGCCGCCAGCATAACGGCTTGGTTCCGTTGGGCAAAGGACAACGCCCTCGGCGGGGCGCCTCGCGGGGTCGGCCTATGGTAGAATGTTGCGCCGTGGAGACGAGGCGGATGTCCGCCCGGGAATTCTCCACCTCTATCCCGAAGATGCCGGACCACTACCCGAAGACGCCGACACGCATGACGCTGCTTGCCCTGGGAATCAACCATCGGACCGCGACCGTCGAGGTGCGCGAACAGGTCGCCTTCACGCCGACGCAGCTGGAGTCGGCGCTGGCCGAACTGCGCATCCTCCCCGGGGTGCAGGAGGCCGCCGTGCTCTCCACCTGCAACCGCACCGAGCTGTATTGCGTCACCGGAGAGGCCGGCGAGCGGGCGATCCTCGAGTGGCTGGGCCGCTTCCACGGTCTCGAGGTCGAGGCCCTGACGTCCTGTGCCTACCACTTCCTGGACAACGATGCCGCCCGCCACCTGATGCGGGTGGCCGTGGGCCTGGATTCCATGGTGCTGGGCGAACCGCAGATCCTTGGCCAGCTCAAGGAGGCCTACCAGGTGGCGCGGCGCGCCAAGGGGATGGGCGGCGAGCTGGAGTGCCTCTTCCAGCAGACCTTCGCCGTGGCCAAGCAGGTCCGCACCGAGACCGGCATCGGGCGCAACCCCGTTTCGGTGGCCTATGCCGCGGTCAGCCTGGCCAGCCGGATCTTCGACGACTTCTCGCGCTCCCGGGCGCTGCTGATCGGCGCCGGCGAGACCATCGAACTGGTCGCGCGGCATCTCCACGAGGCCCGGGTGAAGCAACTGACGGTGGCCAACCGCACCCGGGAGCGCGCCAAGCAGCTGGCCGGCCCCCTGGGCGGCGAGGCCATCACCCTGGACGAGATTCCCGAGGCGCTGGTCCGGGCCGACATCGTGATCGCCTCCACGGCGGCGCCGCTGCCGATCCTCGGCAAGGGGATGGTGGAGCGGGCCCTCAAGCGCCGGCGCCATCGGCCGGTGTTCATGGTCGATATCGCCGTCCCCCGGGACATCGAGCCCGAGGTGGGTGAGCTCTCCGACGTCTTCCTCTATACCGTCGATGACCTCGAGGAGGTCATCGAGGAAAACCGCCGTCACCGTCAGGTCGCCGCGGACCACGCCGAGTCGCTGATCGAGCATGGCGTCGGCCGCTGGCTGTACGAGCGCCGCCTGCGCAGTGGCGGCGAGCTGATCCGCGACGTCCGCGCCCGGGGCGAGGCGCTGCGCGACCAGGCCCGTGACCAGGCGCTGGCACGCCTGGCCCGGGGCGAGGATCCCGCGGCGGTGGTGGAGCGCCTGGCCCACCAGCTGACCAACCGGCTGCTGCACCGGCCCACGGTGGCGCTGCGGGAGGCCGCCAGCGACGAGCGTCAGGAGTTGCTGGACGCCGCCACCGAGCTGCTGCTGGACGACGCCGCCAGGGCTTCCCACTAGGGCCCCCGACGATGAAGGCTGCCCTGCGTCAGCGTCGCGACGCCCGTGCCCGGTGCTCCCGTGCTCCCGCCGGGCGCGTCTTTCGATTCCGACACTTTCCGATAGGACTCCGTTGATGAAAGCATCCCTGCGTCAGCGTCTCGACGCCTTCGCCGAGCGCTTCGAGGAGCTCGCCGCCCTGCTGGCCGATCCCGAGGTGATCACCGACCAGTCTCGCTTTCGCGACTATTCCCGCGAGTACGCCGAGCTCGACGCCCTGGTGGAGGCCTGGCGCGAGTATCGGCGCGTGGAGGGCGACATCGAGGCCGCCGAGGCCCTGGCCGACGATGCGGATGCCGAGATGCGCGAGCTGGCCGAGATGGAGCGCGACGAGGGCCGCGAGCGCCTCGAGGCGCTGGAGGGGCGGCTCAAGCAGCTGCTGGTGCCCCGCGACCCGGACGATGCCGGCAACGTCTTCCTGGAGATCCGTGCCGGCACCGGCGGCGACGAGGCGGCCCTGTTCGCCGGCGACCTCTTCCGCATGTATTCGCGCTACGCCGAGCAGCACGGCTGGAAGGTCGAGGTCATCAGTGCCAGCCACGGCGACCAGGGCGGCTACAAGGAGATCATCTCGCGGGTCAAGGGCGAGGGCGTCTACGCCCGACTCAAGTTCGAATCGGGGGCCCACCGGGTGCAGCGGGTTCCGGCCACCGAGTCCCAGGGGCGCATCCATACCTCGGCCTGCACCGTGGCGGTGATGCCCGAGGCCGCCGAGGTCGGCGAGGTCGACATCGACGCCGGCGACCTGCGCGTCGACACCTACCGGTCCAGCGGGGCCGGCGGCCAGCACGTCAACACCACCGACTCGGCCATCCGCATCACCCACCTGCCCACCGGGGTGGTGGTGGAGTGCCAGGAGGAGCGCAGCCAGCACAAGAACCGCGCCAAGGCCATGTCGCTGCTCGCCGCCCGCCTCAAGCAGGCGGCCCAGGACAGCCAGCGCCGGCAGCAGGCCGACGAGCGGCGCTCGCTGGTCGGCTCCGGCGATCGCAGCGAGCGCATCCGCACCTACAACTTTCCCCAGGGCCGGGTCACCGACCACCGCATCAACCTGACCCTCTACAAGCTGGGCGAGGTGATCGGCGGCGAGCAGCTCGACGAGGTCATCGAGCCGCTCATCCACGAGTACCAGGCCGAGCAGCTGGCCGCTCTCCAGCAGGAGGCCTGATGCGCCTGGACGACCTCCTGCGGGACGCCAGCCGCCGGTTCGCGGCCGCCGGCTCGCCCAGTGCCCGGCTCGACGCCGAGGTGCTGCTGTGCCACGTGCTGGGAGTCGACCGGACCTGGCTGTATACCTGGGGGGACCGCGACGCCGAGCCCGACGCCGTGGCGCGCTTCGAGGCCCTGGTCGCGGCGCGGGAGGACGGGCGGCCGGTGGCGCATCTCACCGGGGAGCGGGAGTTCTGGGGGCTGGCCCTGGCCACCTCGCCGAGCACGCTGATCCCCCGTCCGGATACCGAGACCCTGGTGGCGGCCGCGCTGGGCCTGGCGGCCGAGGCCCCGGGCCGGCTGCTCGACCTGGGCACCGGCACCGGCGCGGTGGCCCTGGCCTTCGCCTCCGAGCGCCCGTCCTGGGCGGTGACCGGCGTCGACCTGCGCCCCGAGGCGGTGGCCCTGGCCCGGCACAACGCCACGCGACTGGGTATCGGCAACGCCGATTTCCGGGCCAGCGACTGGTTCGCGGCCCTGGCCGGTGAGCACTTCGCGCTGATCGTCGCCAACCCGCCCTACCTGGCCGATGACGACCCCCACCTGGAGCAGGGCGATGTGCGCTTCGAGCCGCGCAGCGCCCTGGTGGCGGCCGACGAGGGCTTGGCCGACCTGTATCACCTGGTCGAGGCGGCCCGCGCGCACCTCGCCCCCGGGGGCTGGCTGCTGCTGGAGCATGGCGCGACCCAGGGCCCGGCGGTGCGCGAGGCGCTGTGCGCCGCCGGCTATGCGGCCGTGACCAGCCGAACCGACCTCGCCGGCCACGAGCGGGTCAGCCTGGGACGTCGTTGAGGCGGGGCTGGAGCCGGACCGGTGGCTGTGTTACACCTGATAACAGTAAAAAACGCCATTGGCCGCCGCCTTTTCGTGAGTGAATACCATCAATCATCCGTTTCACGGTGATTTTCAGGCGATGACTCCGCCGCGGCGGCCGGATACTCACTGCTTTCCGGCGCGCCAGCCAGGATGACAATGAAAACCAAGACCCGCTCGCTCGACCGTATCGACCTCAAGATCCTGCGTTGCCTGCAGGAGAATGCCCGCATTTCCTATGTGGACCTCGCCTCCCAGGTGGGGCTCTCCACCACGCCTTGCCTGGAGCGCGTCAAGCGCCTGGAGCGCTCCGGGGTGATCCGCGGCTACAAGGCGCTGCTCGACCCCCGCGCCCTCCGGGCCAACCTGCTGGTGTTCGTCGAGATCAGCCTGGAGACCCAGTCCCCGGCGGTGTTCGACGAGTTCCGTCGCGCGGTGGCCAAGCTGCCCCAGATCCAGGAGTGCCACCTGGTGTCGGGGCAGTTCGACTATATCCTCAAGTGCCGCATCCCCGAGATGTCGGCCTATCGCCAGCTGCTCGGCGACGTGGTCCTGACCCTTCCCGGGGTCAAGGAGTCGAAGAGCTATGTGGTCATGGAGGAGGTCAAGGAGGACTTCACGCTGCATGTCCCGGACATCGAGGAGTTCGACGAGAAGTGAGCCCCATGAACGATGAGGCGCTGTTGCGCTACAGCCGTCAGATCATGCTCGAGCAGATCGACATCGACGGCCAGGAACGCCTGCTGGCCGGCCATGCCCTGGTGGTGGGCGCCGGCGGGCTCGGCTCGCCGGTGGCCCTGTATCTCGCCGCGGCGGGCCTCGGCCGGTTGACCCTGGCCGACGACGATGCGGTGGAGCTGTCCAACCTGCAGCGCCAGATCGCCCACGGCACGGCCGACCTCGGCCGTCCCAAGGCGGAGTCGGCCCGGGAGGCGGCCCTGGCGGTCAACCCGGACTGCGACGTCAGGGCCGTGACCGAGCGCCTCGCGGCCGAGGCCCTGGCGGCCGCGGTCGCCGAGGCCGACGTGGTCCTCGACTGCACCGACCGCTTCGAGAGCCGCTATGCCATCAACGCCGCCTGCCGCGAGGCCGGCGTGCCGCTGGTCTCGGGGGCGGCCATCCGCTTCTCCGGCCAGCTGGCGGTCTTCGACCCGCGTGACCCGGACGGGCCCTGCTATGCCTGCCTGTACCCCCCGGGGGAGGGCGGTGACGAGGAGCTGCGCTGCGCCGAGAACGGCGTGGTGGCACCGCTGGTCGGGCTGGTCGGCTGCTTCCAGGCGCTCGAGGCGCTCAAGCTGGTCAGCGGCGCCGGTCGGGTGCATCAGGGCCTTTCCACCTTCGACGGCCTCACCGGCCAGTGGCGGCATTTCCGCGTGCCGCGGGACCCGGCCTGCCCGGTGTGCGGCGGCTGAGCTCCCCGGTCGCGCCCGGCGCGGCGCCCGGGCCGCGTCATCGTCTCCTCGCCCCCTCGCTGCGGGGCCTCGCGGCCGAAGTGCCCTACTCGTAGGTCACCACCAGGAAGGCCAGCAGCTCCTCGTCGCTGACGTTCTCGATGACGTGTTCCTGATCGGCCTGGTAGTGCGCCGAATCCCCCGTGGCGAGTCGGCACTCGTTGTCCCCGGCGATCACCCGGGCGCTGCCCCGGGTAATGGTCAATAATTCCCGTGTCCCCTCGAAGTGGGAGGTGCTGCGCAGGCAGGCACGGGGGGCGATGCGCAGCTCGTAGAACTCGACATGCTTCTCGAGGTGCAGCGGCGACAGGGTGCGGATGCGGCATTCGCGGTCGTCGCGAAACAGGTGGGTGGCGTCGTCGCCGCGCACCACCTCGATGCGGGAGGCCGTCCAGGGCTGGTCGACCAGGTCGCCGATGCTCAGGCCGAAGGCCTGGGCGATGCGCAGGGTCACCGCCAGGGTCGGGTTGGCGCGGCCGCGCTCGATCTGGCTGAGCATCGAGCGGCTGACCCCGCAGGCGGAGGCCAGCTGGTCCAGGGTCAGGCCGCGCTTCTTGCGCAGCTCGCTGACGCGGTCGCCGAGCAGCTGGCCGCCGTCGTCAGGCGTTGTCGGTTCCTTCATGGGTTCGTCGGCCCTCCCGCCATCCACTATCGAGGAATAAATTCTTGCATAGTGGATTTTATCCACTATGCTGGAATTGATTCCTTCATGGTAAGCATTCGGGCAAGGATTGCCAGGGAGGAGACTCATTCCCAGCGTCGAGGAGGCGACATGAAGGCACTGGTCAAGCGAGAGGCGGCGCCGGGGCTGTGGCTCGAGGACGTGCCCGCCCCGGGGGCCGGCATCAACGACGTGCTGGTACGGGTCAAGCGCACGGCCATCTGCGGCACCGACCTGCATATCTACAACTGGGATCACTGGGCGGAGCAGACCATCCCGGTGCCCATGGTCGTGGGCCACGAGTTCGTCGGCGAGATCGTCGAGGTGGGGGCCAACGTCAACGACTTCCATCCCGGCCAGATCGTCTCGGGAGAGGGGCATGTGGTCTGCGGGCGCTGCCGCAACTGCCTGGCGGGTCGCCGCCACCTGTGCGCCCATACCCGGGGGATCGGCGTCAACCGGCCAGGCGCCTTCGCCGAGTACGTGGTCCTGCCCATGTCCAACGTCTGGGAGCACCGCCCCGGCATCGACCTGGACGTGGCGGCGCTGTTCGACCCCCTGGGGAACGCCGTGCACACCGCCCTGCAGTTCGACGTGCTCGGCGAGGACGTGTTGATCACCGGGGCCGGCCCCATCGGTGCCATGGCCGCGGCCGTGTGCCGACACGCCGGGGCGCGTCACGTGGTGATCACCGATCTCAATCCCCGGCGCCTGGCCCTGGCCGAGACCCTGGGGGCGACGCGCACCGTCAATGTCGCCGAGGAGAGTCTGGCCGAGGTGCAGCGCTCGCTGGGCATGGTCGAGGGCTTCGACGTGGGCCTGGAGATGTCCGGCAGTCCCGCGGCCTTCCAGGACATGCTCGCCAACATGTGTCACGGCGGCAGGGTGGCGATGCTCGGCATTCCCACCGAGGAACTGGCCATCAACTGGAACACCGTGATCTTCAACATGCTGACCATCAAGGGCGTGTATGGCCGGGAGATGTACGAGACCTGGTACAAGATGTCGGTGCTGGTGGAGTCGGGAATGGATATCTCGCCGGTGATCACCCACCGCCTGCCCTACACCGACTTCGAGCAGGGCTTCCAGGCCATGCTGGCCGGGGAGGCCAGCAAGGTGATTCTGAACTGGGATTGATCGGTATCCGCGTAGCGCCCGGAAGCGAGGAGTGCCGAGGGCAAGGTGTCGCGAGGGTCCTGCTCCATGGGTGAGGAGGATTCCTCCGAACGGGCTGGCCATGGATGGCCAGCACCGGACTTGCAAGCGGAGCAGGATGCGAGAGCGTCGCAGGGCGTCAGAAGCGCCCAGGGATGGGTTCACAGCGGCCTCGCGATGGTCCGGCACGCCGGAGCTTGACGCCGGAACCGCGCGTTTTCGGGATGTCAGCGAAGCCTCAAGACTGGACAGGACAACGGAACGAGAAGGATACGACACCATGTACGGCGACTTTCAACGGCACCTGCGCGACGAGCTCGCGGCCATCGACGAGGCCGGCCTCACCAAGCGCGAGCGCGAACTGGCCACCCCCCAGGGGGCCCATGTGGGCGTGGCGCGCGACGGCGAGGTGCTCAACCTCTGCGCCAACAACTACCTGGGGCTCGCCCAGCACCCCGAGGTCAAGGCGGCCGCCATGGCCGGCCTGGAGGAGTGGGGCTACGGGCTGGCCTCGGTGCGCTTCATCTGCGGCACCCAGACCCTGCACAAGACCCTCGAGGCCAGGCTGAGCGAGTTCCTCGGCAGCGAGGACACCATCCTCTACCCGTCCTGCTTCGACGCCAACGGCGGCCTGTTCGAGACCCTGCTGGGGCCCGAGGACGCGGTGATCTCCGACGAGCTCAATCACGCGAGCATCATCGACGGGGTGCGGCTGTGCAAGGCAAGCCGCTACCGCTATCGCAACAGTGACATGGCCGACCTGGAGGCCCAGTTGCAGGCCGCCGACGCCGCGGGCGCGCGCTTCAAGCTGATCACCACCGATGGCGTCTTCTCGATGGACGGCTATATCGCCAGGCTGGACGAGATCTGTGATCTGGCCGAGCGCTACCAGGCCCTGGTGCACGTCGACGACTGCCACGCCACCGGCTTCATGGGGGAGGGGGGGCGCGGCACCCACGAGTACCGGGGCTGCCTGGATCGGGTGGATATCCTCACCGGCACCCTGGGCAAGGCCCTGGGCGGTGCCAGCGGGGGGTACACCAGTGCCCGCAAGGAAATCGTCGAGCTGTTGCGCCAGCGCTCGCGACCCTACCTGTTCTCCAACACCGTGGCGCCGCCGGTGGTCGCCGGTGCCCTCAAGGCCCTCGAGTTGGCCGGCGAGTCCAGCGAACTGCGCGACCGACTGAAGGCGAACACTGCCTTCTTCCGCCAGGGACTCGAGGATCTGGGCTTCGAGCTGCTGCCCGGCGAGCACCCCATCGTGCCGGTGATGCTCCACGACGCCGCCCTGGCGGCACGCTTCGCCGAGGCAATGCTGGCGGAGGGCGTCTACGTGATCGCCTTCTCCTACCCGGTGGTGCCCAAGGGCAAGGCTCGCATCCGCACCCAGGTCTCGGCGGCCCTGACCCGCGAGGACCTGGAGGCGGCCCTGGCAGCCTTCGGCCGTGTCAAGGAACGCCTGGGACTGGCTGGCAACGCCTAGACCGCATGGCTTGCAGTGCAAGCCATGCGGTCTAGCGGGGGATCGCGATGCTCCCCCCTCGGGGCGCCGACGGTCCGGCGCCCCTCCTGATCGTGCCACGCCGGGCCCGGCGTGGCGCCGGGTTTTCTCTTCCCCGGCGACTCCTCTCCTCCCGCCTCGCTGGTGCTGTCTCGCCTGCCACGCGAATCGGCCTGTCGCGATTCAGCGAATATAATCAACTGCCTGCGTCTTCCCGGTCGCGGTCGGTCCGGGTCAAGTCGTGATGGGTTATCGTATATTCAACGGAATTGCCGAGCCGTGGTAGTGCCTTCCCCGGGCGCTGGATGAGCGCTTCTCAGGCGACGCCGCGACAGCTTTTTCTTGACGACATGTTCTTTCTAAGATTAACAAATATCTGATAATAAAAGATTATATCTTTTCTATGCTCGGATAGGTGTTGAATACTTGACATCAAGCCGGCAGGTGGTGTCAGACTAGGGGGGAGCGGATCGTTGCCGGAAGCGGCTCCCCGTGCAGACGATTTGCGGTCAAAGTATTCAACAACAATAACAGGACGCGACCTATGGTCAGTTCCGCCACGGACCAGCCGGCTTCCTGGTACCGCGCCTCCATCGCCGTCGACCTCGAGCCCTGTGCCCCCCTCGAAGGGGAGGAGCACGCCGATGTCTGCGTGATCGGCGGCGGGGTCACCGGCTGCTCGGCGGCCCTGCATCTCGCCGAGCGCGGTTACTCGGTGATCCTGCTGGAAGCCGGCGAGGTTGGCCATGGTGCCTCGGGTCGCAGCGGGGGCCAGATCCTGCCGGGTCTGGGCACCGATATCACCACCGTCGAGCAGGCCCTGGGCCGATCTCGCGCCCGGGAGATCTGGGAGATGAGCCGCGAGGCGGTACGCCTCACCGCCGAGCTGATCGAGCGCCACGCCATTCCCTGCGAACTGGCCTGGGGCTACCTCCACGCCGCCGTGAAGCCGCGCCATGTCCGAGAGCTCGAGGCCTTCCGCGAACAGCTGGCGCGGGACTACGACTACCCGGCCCTGGAGTGGCTGGAGGGCGACGCCCTGCGCGAACACGTGGCCACCGATGCCTACCCGGCCGCGCTCTACGACCGCGAAGGCGGCCACCTGCATCCCCTCAACTATACCCTGGGCCTGGCCCGGGCCGCCCAGCGCGCCGGGGTGCGGCTGCACTCCCGCAGCGCCGCCCGGGACATCCAGCGCGGCACGCCGGCCACCGTGACCACCGACGGCGGTCGGGTGACCGCCGACTTCCTGGTGCTGGCGACCAACGCCTATCACGGCGGCCTGGTGCCGGAGCTGTCGGGTCGGGTGATGCGCGCCGCCAACTACATGATCGCCACCGCGCCGCTCTCCCCGGCGCAGGCGGCCCGGGTACTGCCCCGGAACGATGCCCTGTCCGACGCCAACTTCGTGCTCGACTACTACCGCCTTTCGGCGGATCGCCGCCTCATCTACGGGGGCGAGGTCAGCTACGATGGACGAGAGCCGCCGCGGCTCCAGGAACGCATGGACGCCAAGATCGCCCGGCTCTTCCCGGTGCTCGCGGGTGTGCCCATCGACTACCGCTGGGGCGGTGACGTGGCGATCACCCTGAATCGGGCCCCCGACTTCGGCCGCCTGGGCGACAACCTCTTCTATGCCCAGGGCTATTCCGGCCATGGCATGGCCCTGGCGGGGCTCGCCGGCAAGCTGCTGGCCGAGGCCATCGCCGGGCAGAGCGAGCGTTTCGATGTCTTCGCCGCCATGCCGCATCGCCAGTTCCCCGGCGGCCGCGCCCTGCGCAAGCCGCTGCTGGTCCTGGCCACCCATTTCTACAAACTGCGCGACCGGCTCTGAGAGAGGCCGCGGATAACCGAAGAGGCACCCCCATGAGCGAGACCATCACGGCGGATATTGCCGACCAGCCGGGTACGATCCCGGCCGCCGAGGAGACGCCGCAGGAGGCGGCACGCCGCAAGGCGTCCTCCATCGAGATGCAGGGACTGCACAAGCGCTTCGGCCGCGATACCGTGGCGCTCGACGGCGTCGACCTGGACATCCGGGCCGGCGAGTTCTTCACCCTGCTGGGGCCGTCCGGCTGCGGCAAGACCACCCTGTTGCGCATCCTCGCCGGCCTCGAGGAGCCGGATGCCGGCTCCCTGGTGGTGGGCGGCAAGAACGTCACCGAGGTGCCGCCGCACCGGCGTAGCGTCAACACCGTCTTCCAGTCCTACGCGCTCTTCCCGCACCTCTCGGTGCGCGAGAACCTGGCCTTCGGCCTGAAGATGCGCGGGGTGCCGGCCGCGGAACGCAACGCCAAGGTCGACGAGATCGCCGGCTTCATCAAGCTCGGCGACCTGGTCGAGCGCCGCGTCGACCAGCTCTCCGGCGGCCAGCGCCAGCGCATCGCCCTGGCCCGGGCGCTGGTCTGCGAGCCCGACGTGCTGCTGCTCGACGAGCCGCTCTCGGCGCTGGATGCCGGCCTGCGCAGCCAGCTGCAGGTGGAGCTGCTGCGGGTGCAGAAGCGCCTCGGCATGACCTTCGTCTTCGTCACCCACGACCAGCAGGAAGCCATGGTCATGTCCGACCGCATCGCCGTGCTCAACGGCGGCAACATCCAGCAGGTCGGGGCGCCGCGGGAGGTCTACGAGCGACCGGTCAACGCCTTCGTGGCGCGCTTCATGGGGCACGACAACCTCTATGCGATCAACGCCCGCCAGGGCGATCGCCTGACCACCGCGCTGGGCGAGCTGACCGCCGAGGACGCCGGCGACGGCGAGCTGCTGTTGATCCGCCCGGAGACCCTGGATGTGCTGCCGGGCGAGGTCGAGGGACGCAATCACCTGCAGGCCCGGGTGGCCGAGCGGCTCTATCGCGGCAGCCACGCCGAGTTCCGCCTGGAGATCGGCGAGACCACCCTGCAGGCCACGGTGAACAACCGCGGCCGGCACCTGCCCGACATGGGCGACCGGGTCACGGTGGTGGTGGCGCCGGAAG
The Halomonas sp. M4R1S46 DNA segment above includes these coding regions:
- the prfA gene encoding peptide chain release factor 1, which translates into the protein MKASLRQRLDAFAERFEELAALLADPEVITDQSRFRDYSREYAELDALVEAWREYRRVEGDIEAAEALADDADAEMRELAEMERDEGRERLEALEGRLKQLLVPRDPDDAGNVFLEIRAGTGGDEAALFAGDLFRMYSRYAEQHGWKVEVISASHGDQGGYKEIISRVKGEGVYARLKFESGAHRVQRVPATESQGRIHTSACTVAVMPEAAEVGEVDIDAGDLRVDTYRSSGAGGQHVNTTDSAIRITHLPTGVVVECQEERSQHKNRAKAMSLLAARLKQAAQDSQRRQQADERRSLVGSGDRSERIRTYNFPQGRVTDHRINLTLYKLGEVIGGEQLDEVIEPLIHEYQAEQLAALQQEA
- the tdh gene encoding L-threonine 3-dehydrogenase: MKALVKREAAPGLWLEDVPAPGAGINDVLVRVKRTAICGTDLHIYNWDHWAEQTIPVPMVVGHEFVGEIVEVGANVNDFHPGQIVSGEGHVVCGRCRNCLAGRRHLCAHTRGIGVNRPGAFAEYVVLPMSNVWEHRPGIDLDVAALFDPLGNAVHTALQFDVLGEDVLITGAGPIGAMAAAVCRHAGARHVVITDLNPRRLALAETLGATRTVNVAEESLAEVQRSLGMVEGFDVGLEMSGSPAAFQDMLANMCHGGRVAMLGIPTEELAINWNTVIFNMLTIKGVYGREMYETWYKMSVLVESGMDISPVITHRLPYTDFEQGFQAMLAGEASKVILNWD
- the hemA gene encoding glutamyl-tRNA reductase, producing MTLLALGINHRTATVEVREQVAFTPTQLESALAELRILPGVQEAAVLSTCNRTELYCVTGEAGERAILEWLGRFHGLEVEALTSCAYHFLDNDAARHLMRVAVGLDSMVLGEPQILGQLKEAYQVARRAKGMGGELECLFQQTFAVAKQVRTETGIGRNPVSVAYAAVSLASRIFDDFSRSRALLIGAGETIELVARHLHEARVKQLTVANRTRERAKQLAGPLGGEAITLDEIPEALVRADIVIASTAAPLPILGKGMVERALKRRRHRPVFMVDIAVPRDIEPEVGELSDVFLYTVDDLEEVIEENRRHRQVAADHAESLIEHGVGRWLYERRLRSGGELIRDVRARGEALRDQARDQALARLARGEDPAAVVERLAHQLTNRLLHRPTVALREAASDERQELLDAATELLLDDAARASH
- the prmC gene encoding peptide chain release factor N(5)-glutamine methyltransferase encodes the protein MRLDDLLRDASRRFAAAGSPSARLDAEVLLCHVLGVDRTWLYTWGDRDAEPDAVARFEALVAAREDGRPVAHLTGEREFWGLALATSPSTLIPRPDTETLVAAALGLAAEAPGRLLDLGTGTGAVALAFASERPSWAVTGVDLRPEAVALARHNATRLGIGNADFRASDWFAALAGEHFALIVANPPYLADDDPHLEQGDVRFEPRSALVAADEGLADLYHLVEAARAHLAPGGWLLLEHGATQGPAVREALCAAGYAAVTSRTDLAGHERVSLGRR
- a CDS encoding HesA/MoeB/ThiF family protein, which encodes MNDEALLRYSRQIMLEQIDIDGQERLLAGHALVVGAGGLGSPVALYLAAAGLGRLTLADDDAVELSNLQRQIAHGTADLGRPKAESAREAALAVNPDCDVRAVTERLAAEALAAAVAEADVVLDCTDRFESRYAINAACREAGVPLVSGAAIRFSGQLAVFDPRDPDGPCYACLYPPGEGGDEELRCAENGVVAPLVGLVGCFQALEALKLVSGAGRVHQGLSTFDGLTGQWRHFRVPRDPACPVCGG
- a CDS encoding tetratricopeptide repeat protein, with product MTLARRPLVALGLTLLLGGCQSLAPQPVTADPMAGAPPITQGLDAEGLSSLLVAELAGQRGDYRRATRGYLETAERYGDASLAERAALAARFDEDPQLLEEAARRWQALAPESDAPARLLASLALQRGDWSTALDQRLAVIDRGGEGELLDFVEGALETGADPLPLLARLRRHLADTATAPPDAELATALLEAAAGEYRAARQRLERLAARAPELPALWRIRAVVALDSESPQRAKAAARRGLTLAPGDPRLMLLTAQAEIRLGNLAAAEANTDALLEDHGDTPELRLALARLYLEEGHPRPARRLLLPLIGDGDTPPLAFLLLGSIAEEEGEVDNALLYYRQVPEGERFLISRIRAARMLVEHDRLLDARTFLRIERLRHEEAAPELVSLEVELLDEAGARAQADALLVRSIDQYPDATRLRYQRAMRAYEGGDLAAMETHLRAIIEREPDNANALNALGYTLADENLAGRLDEAQRLIERAHRLAPDNPAILDSLGWVYYRQGEPETALPWLERAWAAMPDQEVAAHLIEVLWQLGERERARALLETAQERFAPRPAIEALRDRLPELTP
- a CDS encoding helix-turn-helix domain-containing protein, which encodes MKEPTTPDDGGQLLGDRVSELRKKRGLTLDQLASACGVSRSMLSQIERGRANPTLAVTLRIAQAFGLSIGDLVDQPWTASRIEVVRGDDATHLFRDDRECRIRTLSPLHLEKHVEFYELRIAPRACLRSTSHFEGTRELLTITRGSARVIAGDNECRLATGDSAHYQADQEHVIENVSDEELLAFLVVTYE
- a CDS encoding Lrp/AsnC ligand binding domain-containing protein; translated protein: MKTKTRSLDRIDLKILRCLQENARISYVDLASQVGLSTTPCLERVKRLERSGVIRGYKALLDPRALRANLLVFVEISLETQSPAVFDEFRRAVAKLPQIQECHLVSGQFDYILKCRIPEMSAYRQLLGDVVLTLPGVKESKSYVVMEEVKEDFTLHVPDIEEFDEK